Below is a window of Onychostoma macrolepis isolate SWU-2019 chromosome 06, ASM1243209v1, whole genome shotgun sequence DNA.
AGTCCTAGATCTCGGAGTTTCCCTTATCtgatataataattaaatattttattaataattaattactagCTTTTTGTTGTCGTGACACCCAAGCAATCAAAAGCTTCTCAAAAATATACACAAGTCACATTTGAAAATAAGCCAGTGATGAGTTCTAGGTCTTGGAGGTTGCCTCATCTGGTACTGGGGGACACTTGAGGTCTGCACTGGTCAAGCCGTTTGCGTCTGCTGCAAACATGTCTAAGTGTAGTCATGGCAGAGCCCTCACAGATTGAGCTGGTCCCTCCAGGGACTAACCAAAACAAAGCAGTCCCTATTTAAGCCTGTTCCAACCACGTGTGGTAGGTCTGTTAGGTCACACCAGCCCCCCCCTCATCACATGACGCTGATAGCAATAACAAAGAAGCCTGTATCATGATCCATCGCTCTGTTATACAGCACCGTTTACATGAAATCAGACTCGAGCATGATGGCTAATTGATTTGATGCGTGCCGCTGTCGGATATTTTTACAGTACTGAGAGGATATTTATATGTTGTGCTGACTTGACTTACAGGATTTTTAACCATTATACCGGCTACAGCAAGAGTGAAACTGATCATTTTGCTGACCCAGGTCTGTTTGGAAATGACAAAATTGGGCCTCCATACAACTTCCACTTCCCTGAGTTGAAGAGGACAGTATTAACCCTATGACTTCACTGGCACCATGTACTATCGGTTTCAGACTGAATTGATGACACCGGCTAAACTCCTCTTCTATTGTCTCTAATTAATGTTCACAATCATTAAATGCTGAATATAGTGCACTGATTCTGCACTTTTGCCCTCGACAGTGTTTTTACAGTTACTGACTGAAATGGTACACTTTAATCCAAGGTCTTGTATGTTAACATTAGTTCTTAAAAATAGCTAATATAACAACAAACACtatatttacagcatttatCTTGGTTAACATTTCTACATACACAAACATTAACACTAAACaatagtatatttataaatgatcaTTAATCTAGTTAAAACCTGTTGTTTATGATATATaatacattacctaatgttaataaattgaaCCACTGCTCAACAGTGTTCCcaatggtaaaaaaataaaattttgcacGTGAATCGATGATGTTGACACATTTTAGCTAAACGAGAAACTAACTGAAATCTATAACTTTCGTTGAACATTATAAAATCAAACTTGGTTCTCCGAAGAGAGATTGTATGTATCATTATACAGATCAGAAGTGACACCTTCAACCTTTGATATAAAGCTGTCAGTGACTCAGTGTATGTGCATGGCATTCACATATACTGCATAACAGCACACTGccaataaaatcaatttaaatctTTACAACTACAGTAGTTGCAGTGTTGCATAATCGATCTTGGACTCGCACTCCTCTTATCTAATGGGTAGAAGCATTAATGTATAGTCGTGCTAGATGAATGTAAAACTCACCCATCTAACAAATTTAAACTCGGAGCTAATCTAAAGCAGCCCGAACACATGCCCCATCTTATCATGGATCTGTTTGACCTAATAAAGAGTAGTAGAACACAGTGACCCTGTTACACatattacatgtaaatatcattaaattataataaatgaaggGCAATTCCCCTAAAAGTAtattataaagtatatataatCCATAGTACTTTTCTTTTAGATTTAAAATCAGCTTTACAAAACAACACGTTAATTCTGTACTTATGTAACTGTATTTCCCTTAATAAAGTACTATATGCAGTACATCTTACAGTGATGGTATCAGATGTAATAGTATGgcactttaatatatatatatggctttCAATGAATACTGTAATGCATATACTGATACTAATTCAGTTACCTTATAAAAATGTACAGTGGCAGTGCCATgatacagttcaaaagtttgggggtggcaattttttaaaagaagtctcttatgctcatcaaagctgcatttatttgatcaaaatacagtaaaaacagtaatattgttaagtattatcacaatttaaaagcattatttttcaggAATAGGCATTAATCCAGTCCTTAGTGTCACacaattcttcagaaatcattctgatttggtgctcatgacacatttattattattattattattatcaatgattgaaacagttgtgctgggTAATACTTTTTTTAGAAAGTGTGATaggtttttttcaggattctttgatgaataaaaaagttaaaaatagcattataaTAGCAAATAAGCATGAGTAGAAatacttttgtaacaatataaatgcctttactgtaacttttgatcaatttaatttgtccttgctgaataaaagtaattaataataataaactgaccccaaacgtttgaccAGAAATGCTATGGGGGTTACAATGGTTTCTTTGCCAAAAACCATATAACTTTTCTGTTGgttttaaaggcatagttcaccaaaaaataaaaatactgctatttacTCAACTAAGTTCTGGGACCATAGTTAGTTGACACCAAGTCACATTTTTTGACCTTTTTGTTGACATTCAGACACGTACACATACCATAAACTCATGTTTTGGTGGTTTTAGGTCTTGTCCAGGTTCCTCTTCTGATAACCCAGCTGTCTCATGACCTCGCTGCAGTAGGCTTCAACCTGGTTCACCTGCTCCACGTTCAGCCTTTCCCTCCAGGCGTAAATAGCCTCTTTGGCATCTCTGGATGATATGAGGAAAGGTTTATCCGAGGAATAGCCGTGTCCGTGGGTCATGTTCACCACAAACTTCTCCATGGCCGGAGAAAGGGTGAGGTTGGAGAACCGATAGAGCCTCTGGAGCTCGCCAACGGGTCTGAGGACCAGGTCTTCGTATCTCAGCTGCATGTAGTTTCGCTTCACCCACGGAGGAGCGTTCATAACGAGCAACATGTCGTTGAGCCAGTTATCGCATATTAACTCCATCGCGCTCGAGACGTAGTTCTCTGCTCTATGGACCCTGTTGCTAGGCACCAGAAGGCGCTTGTATTTGTCGCTCTGCTTCTTGCTCCTCAGCACCTGTATGCTCTCCTTCACCAGAGCCAGTTTAGACTTCAGCCGAGAATTATGCACGGCTCGGGGGTCGCGAAACAACTGGACTATCTGGAGGTTGATGGCGGGGTCTCGCATGAGGGGAACCAGAACCGCCAAATCTAAAACCCGCACGTCTTTGATGACCATCACAGGGTACTTTTTGCACTCTTTCTCCAGCTCTTTGAGGTCTCTGGGGTGGCATTTGCTACACACGTCTCCTTGAACTAAACCAATTTCGTGTTTTTTATACGCTTTGCAGAGAGGCTCGGAGCAAATGACCTTGTTGGTTTTCCATCCGAAAATAAAAGAGGTGGTTACGTTGGACGAGCCTGCGTAGAGTTTTAACACTGAGAAATCACATCTAAACAGAGAGTTCATCATGTCTCTCACTGCACCTTGTAAACTGCCCGCATCCCCGGGATAAAGCGCCTGCCACATATTCCACATGGGCTcgtataaataaaacacatcaggATGCTGATTAAATAATTCCCCTAAAAAAGAAGAGCCTGTCCTCCAGGTTGCGTGGAGGTATATGTGCGTTCTGGACTGACTCCTGTTGCCGGAGTCCTCCACCTCCGTTGAGTTGCCAGTCCTGGTGCTACTCCACAGGGCGATGGTGCTCTCCAGATCGGGACACTTTTGTTGCTGATATCCATCTTTAATGTGGGACGATTTGCTCCGGTAATCTAGTACGTAGGGAATTAAAAGAAGCGCCACGGAGTATCCTAGAATTAAGATGATGTATTTTTTCTGAAGCCTTCTCTTCATGGCCTCAGCGGAGTGAGAGACGCGGATCAAGGCGAACTGAGGCGCCTGCCTCGATGAATACTGTTAGATTACAGCAGTAAACTTTAGAGGGTGGAATCTTTTACAGCCGTAATGCCTCAAGTCCCGCCTCCTCTGCCAGGATTGGCTAGCGGGAATTGCTCACAAGAGGATTGTGATTGGATAGTTAGGAAGTCACTCATATAGCCTGAAGGGCGGGGGCGGGGGCGGGTGCGGGGAATTACGCCAACCTCGACTACCTACCAAAATATGagcacagtttattttaatgtaaattgcccttatgaaaaataatcacTGTGCGATATAAATGTGCcatattttgatattatcaAAAGGTAGGTTAACATACAGAAACACCAAACCATTGTTTGGGCAAGCTaaacaatgtaattattaaatagattaattgtataataaattgtataaatatataaacacatatgaTAACTTGCCATTATAAAATGTGAACACAAGCAATAAAATCACTCTGCAGTGAGGTTCGAAAGTAGACCGAAAGGCACAGTTGAGATGAAGCGAGCATGCTATCTGATAATCTTTGCATTGCAGTTGCAAAATGTTACAGTTTTGTCCTGTCACATCAATTATatacatgttttatttgtttagacTGTTCTATTAGTGCGTCTCTTCAGAacttttagaaaataatgcaatactttatgatagaaaaaaaaagtgcatgaaatattttttgttcaCTGAATGTTTTTTCTGGACTTTTATGTGTaggaaatttgaaatgagcaCAAGTGTTTTGTCTggctttgttgttttgttgtgtctCGTCATGTTTGGAGAGGTTCGATAGGTGGCAGTAAAGCTCCCTCCGGCGTTATCATTGTTCACACGACACCACAAAAGTAGCATCCGAAGTGATGGAGGCGGCAACAGAGGAAATgataataaatgaattaatgataataaaataaactcatttaaacATTGCCCTAAATTCGACATCGGATTATATTCGACAGATATACGCATATTTTCGATTAATCTCTGACATGTAGCGAACACCCAAGTCATGGGTTTCTTGTTTTGCTAGCCGCAGCTGTTGAAACGGCTCGCCTCTGTCAGCATCACAAAAGCAGGTTTGTGCTTATATAcaactctatctatctatctatctatctatctatctatctatctatctatctatctatctatctatctatctatctatctatctatctatctatctatctatctatctatctatctatctatctatctatctgactatCTATCTGACTATCTGTCTAACCTGTGACACAAAGCCAAGGCAGTCATTGTTTGCTTGTGTTTCAGTTGAACCTTGAATCATCAGAATGGCTCACTGGAGCAGGTTTGAGAAGGAGCTGGAGCTTGAGACCAGGAGACTCATCTCACATTATACTTCCATTCAGGATGAGGAAGATCAGAACTTCCAAATGGCTCTGAAATTTGCCTGGTCTAATTTCAAGTAAGTATTTTTCAAGTGAATTTATTCATCCATTTACTTATCACTTTAATGGCTAATGGTGGGGGAATGtgtataaaaaatttaaatgagttTGGAGCCCTATCATCGTTTTTCCTTTTGCaattaatgtttcattttttgcacataaaaacaaaagaaagctGTCATATTTTCCCCCCTCTTGATAGGTTTCATCGTTTCCTTGATGCCAACAGACATAATGTACAGCGCTCCATTAATGGGTTAGTCTGAAGCTTTGAACAATTCTGGGCACTCTTTTGTGATatgcagttattataatatttttattataaattattctgGTTTCTCTTTCTCCCAGGATTCATGAGAAACTTATGGTCCACTCTGACTTAAGTAAAGCAGAGAGTTGGTTACGGCTAACTGAAGAATTTCTCAGTTCTCCTCTTCCTAATACTGAGGGAACCAAGGTGGGATAACACTGACATCATTCAGACAATTCTTTGAACCCTACATGTGCTGAATGTCTCTATTACTCTGTCTGTTTTCAGACTGATGTCCACTATAGTGTGGTGGCTTTATTGCTCCATCTGTCTGACTCCCCATCCAACACAAACTACTGCGAAAGACCTAGACTGAAAGAAACGGGTTTGGCTTTTCTTTAGTGTCAACACAAGCATACTGTTggataatactactactaatgtATCtacaaattaatgtttatttctacAGAGAAAGAAGACAAGTTTGATTGGGCCAAGTACCTTATGGAAGGAGAAGATATTGATACTGGACCCTTTCCAGACACTCCAGTGAGTGACCGATATCACACTATTAGAACAGATCTGGTCTAGCATCATATACTAAaaggctgggcgatatggcataTAAATGATTAGTTAATCATTTTCAGCTtattaatctaaatatttataatggCTCTTTAATTAAatggttgattttttttttttttaatcagatgaGCCATGGTTTTGCCTTTTGAAgtagatttaaaatatttaaagcatacaaatttttgtatatttatttgaagtaaaatACTGTCAAATTCTGCTTAAAATAACTAAGCCATTAAGTAAACATAaagcaatgttattttagtatcactgatatactattatagtttttgataacattttgaatgagatttattttattttaaacctgtctatagtttttattattttctgtttattagatttagtttatttttagttgttaaatgtaaagttaaactaaacaaaaatgagaaatgttgcctcggcaactctttttatttaacgtaacaaattaaaaacaatgtttttagttaactataataacttaGAAAATTCTTCTGACAACGaagaattatatttaataattttaatttatttgcagCAATGCAACAATACATAGTAATTACCAACAATATTCACCTGcatgtttaatgaaatatttttacacaaatttaaAAGGCCTGACTTGATCAATGTTATTCTATACTATATTGACTATAGTTAGCCATATTATCCATAACAGAGTACCACAGGTCATTTAATCTTTTGGCAGGAGTGGTCTGAGGATGAGAGTGAAGAAGAAGATAGCCAGCAGCCCCTGAGCAGAGAGGATTCTGGTATACAGGTGGACAGAACACCACAGGAGGACCACGAGCAGAATGACAAGACTGTCCAAGTCACCTGGACCGGTATGGGACAGTATCAGCACATTTTCTCATAGTAGCCCTCAGTTAATGAAGGTTGTTTTCAGGACTCCTACTTCTTACTGAGTCTTGTTTTTGTAGTGGGTGAGCCAGACTCCAGGGCTTGGTTGGAGCAGCATATTGTCACTTCGTATTGGGTTCCCAACTCTCCCCGCTTTCCACACAGCCTCCACCTGCACTCCAATCTCTACAATGTCTGGTAAGACATTTTTGCCTCTAATGTCTTGTTCGCTTTCTTCATCACAAGGCCATAAATTTGGACTTTTTGCCATGATTTTAGAAGCAAATACTGTTTAATTGAGAGTTCATTTGAGATTCGATGTTGTCATTTTGCATATCACTCTTTTTCTCTCCAGGGATCAGCACCTGTATAACACTGGGCCTCTCTACCTGCCTGAGGAGAAGTCTTTTGTTACTGAGACACAAGTGATTCGTGAAACTCTTTGGTAtgatacatatacatatacataaacacacacacacacacacacacacacacacacatatatatatatatatatatatatatatatatatatatatatagatataaagaatttaaaatgggggggaaatattatgaaataaatatttttatcaaatacacattggacacaattactggcacccctagaaattcttatgagtaaaatatctctgaagtatattcccattcatattcacaattttgagcactccagggtgattatgaacatgaaattatccagccatggcttcctgtttcacagaaatataaataggagggaaagcccaaattcccttaatccatccatcacaatgagaaaaaacaaagaatatacttctgatgtgcagcaaaagataattgagctttacaaattagtgaagtggctttaagaaaagagctagagcagtgaaaatgcccatttccaccatcagggcaataattaagaatttccaatcaacgtataatgttatgaaactgcctggaagagaaCGTGTCTATATTGTCCTGATGCATGGTGGGAAGGAGAATTtcagtggctaaagactctccaaggaccacagctggagaattgcagaaagtAGTTGAATTtctgggtcagaaaaccttaaaaaaaaaattgtcaaacagcacctacatcacatgttgtttgggagggtttcaagaaaaattctccgaGCTCATCCAAAATTAAACTCcggcatattcagttatcagacacgactggaacttcaaatgggactggcttctctggtcagatgaaactaaaaaaatgagctttttagcagcaaacactcaagatgggtttggtgaacacagggataaaaagtaccccatgtgtacaatgaaatataatgctgtatttttgatgttgtgggcctatatttctgctggaggtcctggacatcttgtttagacacatggcatcatggattctatgaaataccaacagataaaacatcaataagtgactgactctgttagacatcttataatgggccatgtttggatcttccaaccatacaataatccaaacacaaacctcaaaaacaacacaaaatttgggtcactgagcacaaaaccaagcttctgctatggccaatccagtcctctgacctgaaccctatagaaaatgagtggggtgaactgaagagaagaagcaccaacatggagctgggaatctaaagggtctggagtgattctggatgaaggaatggtctctgatctcttgtcaggtgttctctaacctcatcaggcattataggagaaaatttagagctgttaaactggcaaatggaggtttcaaaaagtattgaataaaagggtgccgttaattgtggccaatgtgtattagagaaaaacatttatttcataatgatatttccccccattttaaattcttattatccaatgaaaggttagatttttgtcaattttgtaaataaaagatcaaaaggattaacaatgcagattaattttcacagccttctttgatcatatttaccaagggtgctgatatttttggccatgactgtacataaacacacacatacatacatacaaaaatgtTCTTACCAAAAGGAAAGTGCACTTGCTAAGTTTGTGAAGATTACATATGTGGATAGAGATTATAATGCAAGTTGAAACCTGCAGGGAATGAGCAGTTCTGgaatgggttttgttttctCAAGGTTACAGCTGCACTGGTTGCTAACACATGTATGTTTACTTACCCAGAAGAGAATGCATAACAAAGATGTTTGACTGCTCATATCA
It encodes the following:
- the chst7 gene encoding carbohydrate sulfotransferase 7, coding for MKRRLQKKYIILILGYSVALLLIPYVLDYRSKSSHIKDGYQQQKCPDLESTIALWSSTRTGNSTEVEDSGNRSQSRTHIYLHATWRTGSSFLGELFNQHPDVFYLYEPMWNMWQALYPGDAGSLQGAVRDMMNSLFRCDFSVLKLYAGSSNVTTSFIFGWKTNKVICSEPLCKAYKKHEIGLVQGDVCSKCHPRDLKELEKECKKYPVMVIKDVRVLDLAVLVPLMRDPAINLQIVQLFRDPRAVHNSRLKSKLALVKESIQVLRSKKQSDKYKRLLVPSNRVHRAENYVSSAMELICDNWLNDMLLVMNAPPWVKRNYMQLRYEDLVLRPVGELQRLYRFSNLTLSPAMEKFVVNMTHGHGYSSDKPFLISSRDAKEAIYAWRERLNVEQVNQVEAYCSEVMRQLGYQKRNLDKT